A portion of the Tachysurus fulvidraco isolate hzauxx_2018 chromosome 8, HZAU_PFXX_2.0, whole genome shotgun sequence genome contains these proteins:
- the jakmip3 gene encoding janus kinase and microtubule-interacting protein 3 isoform X1, producing the protein MAKKTPSGRGKGERTDAMAALQAANEELRAKLTDIQIELQQEKNKVSKLEREKMQEVRHEQHKSAAAVSELRAKLHEEKLRELHSVRETLLRQHESELLRVIKIKDGEIQRLQALVNVLRDGSTDKVKSALMVEVREEARRGFEAERSRLQQEISELKGVKRQMEDALNVALQADKIKAAEIRSVYHLHQEEINRIKKECEREIRRLMDEIKVKERTVLSLERDLGVQASHTLKLQQQNQAVSDQLAVIRDLSPKKEVQNSPGAGDTADNTPNPIQQLDEKDVRRFQLKIAELSAIIRKLDDRNALLSEERNELLKRLREAESQYKPLLDKNRRLSHKNEELAHAFRRMENKLRFVTQENIEMREKVGTLRRPSSLNDLDQSHEEREMEFLRLQVLEQQNIIDDLSKALETAGYVKTVIERDMLLRYRRQDPTRRKRSLKPVIETFFGYDEEGSIDSDGSSLSYHTDRTPCTPDDDLMDDEGMLKEETEFRFRQLTMEYQALQRAYALLQEQVGGTFDAEKEIKIREQLQAELSRYKSRITDLECVLSQQGQDTKWIEEKQALYQRNQELVDKLKSMETEEMRFKHEIQDTKDQNELLEFRILELEERERRSPAINFRNVHFTDGMSPLQVYLHAEGVTDIIITDLMKKLDILGDNAVSNLSNDEQVAIIHARTVLTLAEKWLEHIEVTKSALQQKMQDIECEKKLFSKQKGYLDEELDFRKQSMDQANKRILELEAMLFDALQQEEAGAKVSELLTEEERDSLRRAVDQWKRQVLSELREKDSQILRERMELLQHSQQRVKELEEWIEGQKRQIKELEEKPSFFGHNSSNRSEMFTGFQFAFCLL; encoded by the exons GTGAGTAAGCTGGAGAGGGAGAAGATGCAAGAGGTGCGTCATGAGCAGCACAAGTCTGCAGCAGCGGTGAGCGAGCTGCGGGCCAAATTACATGAGGAGAAGCTGCGCGAGCTGCACTCGGTTCGCGAGACTCTGTTGCGCCAGCACGAATCCGAGCTGCTACGGGTCATTAAAATCAAAGATGGAGAGATTCAGAGATTGCAGGCCCTCGTGAATGTGCTCCGAGATGGTTCTACAGACAAG GTGAAGTCAGCTCTGATGGTGGAGGTGCGGGAAGAGGCACGTCGGGGCTTTGAGGCAGAGCGTTCGCGCCTGCAGCAGGAGATCTCTGAGCTGAAGGGGGTGAAGCGGCAGATGGAGGATGCGCTGAACGTAGCCCTGCAGGCTGACAAAATCAAAGCCGCCGAGATCCGCAGTGTGTACCACCTCCACCAAGAGGAGATCAATCGCATCAAgaaggagtgtgagagagagatccgCAGACTG ATGGATGAGATTAAGGTTAAAGAGCGCACTGTGCTCAGTCTGGAGAGGGACTTGGGTGTGCAGGCGTCTCACACTCTGAAGCTGCAACAGCAGAACCAGGCTGTAAGCGATCAGTTGGCTGTGATCAGAGACCTCAGCCCAAAGAAAGAGGTTCAGAATTCACCCGGTGCAGGAGACACAGCAGACAACACACCTAACCCT ATACAGCAGTTGGACGAGAAGGACGTACGTCGTTTCCAGCTGAAAATCGCTGAGCTGAGTGCCATCATACGCAAGCTTGATGATCGCAACGCTCTTCTCTCAGAGGAACGGAATGAGTTG CTGAAGCGTCTCCGTGAGGCAGAAAGCCAGTATAAACCACTTCTGGATAAGAATAGGCGTCTGAGCCATAAGAACGAAGAGCTGGCTCACGCTTTCAGACGCATGGAGAACAAACTACGCTTTGTTACGCAGGAAAATATAGAAATG CGGGAGAAGGTGGGGACTCTGCGCAGGCCGAGTTCTTTGAACGATCTGGACCAGAGCCATGAGGAAAGGGAGATGGAGTTCTTGCGTCTGCAGGTCCTTGAGCAGCAAAACATAATTGACGATTTGTCTAAG gcaCTTGAAACGGCCGGATATGTTAAGACTGTAATA GAGAGAGACATGCTGCTTAGGTACAGGAGGCAGGACCCCACACGCAGGAAAAGAAGTCTCAAG CCAGTGATTGAGACATTCTTTGGCTATGATGAAGAAGGCTCCATAGACTCTGACGGCTCGTCCTTGTCCTATCATACAGACCGAACGCCCTGTACCCCTGATGATGATTTGATGGATGACGAG GGAATGCTTAAAGAGGAGACAGAGTTCAGGTTCCGTCAGCTGACGATGGAGTATCAGGCTCTGCAGCGTGCCTATGCCCTGCTTCAGGAACAGGTTGGGGGGACTTTTGatgctgaaaaagaaatcaaG ATACGAGAGCAGTTGCAGGCAGAGCTAAGCCGCTATAAGAGCAGAATAACAGACCTGGAGTGTGTGCTGAGTCAGCAAGGCCAG GATACAAAGTGGATTGAGGAGAAGCAGGCTTTATACCAGAGAAACCAGGAGCTTGTTGATAAG CTGAAAAGTATGGAGACAGAAGAGATGCGATTCAAACACGAAATTCAGGacacaaaagaccaaaatgaaCTCCTGGAGTTCCGAATTCTTGAACTTGAA GAAAGGGAACGGAGATCCCCAGCCATAAACTTCCGTAATGTCCACTTCACAGATGGCATGAGTCCACTGCAGGTGTACCTTCATGCTGAGGGTGTCACT GACATCATCATCACAGACCTGATGAAGAAACTGGACATTCTGGGGGATAACGCCGTAAGT AATCTGAGCAATGATGAGCAAGTGGCAATCATCCATGCCAGGACAGTATTGACGTTAGCAGAAAAG TGGCTAGAACACATTGAGGTGACAAAATCAGCACTACAGCAGAAAATGCAAGACATCGAGTGTGAAAAG AAACTCTTCAGCAAACAGAAAGGATATTTAGATGAAGAACTGGACTTCAGGAAACAGTCCATGGATCAGGCTAATAAG AGGATTCTGGAGCTGGAGGCCATGCTGTTCGATGCGCTTCAGCAGGAAGAGGCAGGTGCTAAAGTGTCCGAGCTGCTGACAGAGGAGGAACGTGATTCGCTGAGAAGAGCTGTTGATCAGTGGAAGAGACAGGTGCTTAGTGAATTACGGGAAAAGGATTCTCAGATACTCCGGGAGAGGATGGAGCTACTACAGCACTCTCAACAG AGAGTAAAAGAACTGGAAGAATGGATTGAAGGACAGAAACGACAGATTAAGGAACTGGAAGAAAAG cCTTCATTCTTTGGTCATAATTCTTCCAACAGATCCGAAATG TTCACAGGATTCCAGTTTGCTTTCTGCCTTCTGTAA
- the jakmip3 gene encoding janus kinase and microtubule-interacting protein 3 isoform X3, with amino-acid sequence MAKKTPSGRGKGERTDAMAALQAANEELRAKLTDIQIELQQEKNKVSKLEREKMQEVRHEQHKSAAAVSELRAKLHEEKLRELHSVRETLLRQHESELLRVIKIKDGEIQRLQALVNVLRDGSTDKVKSALMVEVREEARRGFEAERSRLQQEISELKGVKRQMEDALNVALQADKIKAAEIRSVYHLHQEEINRIKKECEREIRRLMDEIKVKERTVLSLERDLGVQASHTLKLQQQNQAVSDQLAVIRDLSPKKEVQNSPGAGDTADNTPNPIQQLDEKDVRRFQLKIAELSAIIRKLDDRNALLSEERNELLKRLREAESQYKPLLDKNRRLSHKNEELAHAFRRMENKLRFVTQENIEMREKVGTLRRPSSLNDLDQSHEEREMEFLRLQVLEQQNIIDDLSKALETAGYVKTVIERDMLLRYRRQDPTRRKRSLKPVIETFFGYDEEGSIDSDGSSLSYHTDRTPCTPDDDLMDDEGMLKEETEFRFRQLTMEYQALQRAYALLQEQVGGTFDAEKEIKIREQLQAELSRYKSRITDLECVLSQQGQDTKWIEEKQALYQRNQELVDKLKSMETEEMRFKHEIQDTKDQNELLEFRILELEERERRSPAINFRNVHFTDGMSPLQVYLHAEGVTDIIITDLMKKLDILGDNAVSNLSNDEQVAIIHARTVLTLAEKWLEHIEVTKSALQQKMQDIECEKKLFSKQKGYLDEELDFRKQSMDQANKRILELEAMLFDALQQEEAGAKVSELLTEEERDSLRRAVDQWKRQVLSELREKDSQILRERMELLQHSQQRVKELEEWIEGQKRQIKELEEKFLFLFLFFSLAFILWS; translated from the exons GTGAGTAAGCTGGAGAGGGAGAAGATGCAAGAGGTGCGTCATGAGCAGCACAAGTCTGCAGCAGCGGTGAGCGAGCTGCGGGCCAAATTACATGAGGAGAAGCTGCGCGAGCTGCACTCGGTTCGCGAGACTCTGTTGCGCCAGCACGAATCCGAGCTGCTACGGGTCATTAAAATCAAAGATGGAGAGATTCAGAGATTGCAGGCCCTCGTGAATGTGCTCCGAGATGGTTCTACAGACAAG GTGAAGTCAGCTCTGATGGTGGAGGTGCGGGAAGAGGCACGTCGGGGCTTTGAGGCAGAGCGTTCGCGCCTGCAGCAGGAGATCTCTGAGCTGAAGGGGGTGAAGCGGCAGATGGAGGATGCGCTGAACGTAGCCCTGCAGGCTGACAAAATCAAAGCCGCCGAGATCCGCAGTGTGTACCACCTCCACCAAGAGGAGATCAATCGCATCAAgaaggagtgtgagagagagatccgCAGACTG ATGGATGAGATTAAGGTTAAAGAGCGCACTGTGCTCAGTCTGGAGAGGGACTTGGGTGTGCAGGCGTCTCACACTCTGAAGCTGCAACAGCAGAACCAGGCTGTAAGCGATCAGTTGGCTGTGATCAGAGACCTCAGCCCAAAGAAAGAGGTTCAGAATTCACCCGGTGCAGGAGACACAGCAGACAACACACCTAACCCT ATACAGCAGTTGGACGAGAAGGACGTACGTCGTTTCCAGCTGAAAATCGCTGAGCTGAGTGCCATCATACGCAAGCTTGATGATCGCAACGCTCTTCTCTCAGAGGAACGGAATGAGTTG CTGAAGCGTCTCCGTGAGGCAGAAAGCCAGTATAAACCACTTCTGGATAAGAATAGGCGTCTGAGCCATAAGAACGAAGAGCTGGCTCACGCTTTCAGACGCATGGAGAACAAACTACGCTTTGTTACGCAGGAAAATATAGAAATG CGGGAGAAGGTGGGGACTCTGCGCAGGCCGAGTTCTTTGAACGATCTGGACCAGAGCCATGAGGAAAGGGAGATGGAGTTCTTGCGTCTGCAGGTCCTTGAGCAGCAAAACATAATTGACGATTTGTCTAAG gcaCTTGAAACGGCCGGATATGTTAAGACTGTAATA GAGAGAGACATGCTGCTTAGGTACAGGAGGCAGGACCCCACACGCAGGAAAAGAAGTCTCAAG CCAGTGATTGAGACATTCTTTGGCTATGATGAAGAAGGCTCCATAGACTCTGACGGCTCGTCCTTGTCCTATCATACAGACCGAACGCCCTGTACCCCTGATGATGATTTGATGGATGACGAG GGAATGCTTAAAGAGGAGACAGAGTTCAGGTTCCGTCAGCTGACGATGGAGTATCAGGCTCTGCAGCGTGCCTATGCCCTGCTTCAGGAACAGGTTGGGGGGACTTTTGatgctgaaaaagaaatcaaG ATACGAGAGCAGTTGCAGGCAGAGCTAAGCCGCTATAAGAGCAGAATAACAGACCTGGAGTGTGTGCTGAGTCAGCAAGGCCAG GATACAAAGTGGATTGAGGAGAAGCAGGCTTTATACCAGAGAAACCAGGAGCTTGTTGATAAG CTGAAAAGTATGGAGACAGAAGAGATGCGATTCAAACACGAAATTCAGGacacaaaagaccaaaatgaaCTCCTGGAGTTCCGAATTCTTGAACTTGAA GAAAGGGAACGGAGATCCCCAGCCATAAACTTCCGTAATGTCCACTTCACAGATGGCATGAGTCCACTGCAGGTGTACCTTCATGCTGAGGGTGTCACT GACATCATCATCACAGACCTGATGAAGAAACTGGACATTCTGGGGGATAACGCCGTAAGT AATCTGAGCAATGATGAGCAAGTGGCAATCATCCATGCCAGGACAGTATTGACGTTAGCAGAAAAG TGGCTAGAACACATTGAGGTGACAAAATCAGCACTACAGCAGAAAATGCAAGACATCGAGTGTGAAAAG AAACTCTTCAGCAAACAGAAAGGATATTTAGATGAAGAACTGGACTTCAGGAAACAGTCCATGGATCAGGCTAATAAG AGGATTCTGGAGCTGGAGGCCATGCTGTTCGATGCGCTTCAGCAGGAAGAGGCAGGTGCTAAAGTGTCCGAGCTGCTGACAGAGGAGGAACGTGATTCGCTGAGAAGAGCTGTTGATCAGTGGAAGAGACAGGTGCTTAGTGAATTACGGGAAAAGGATTCTCAGATACTCCGGGAGAGGATGGAGCTACTACAGCACTCTCAACAG AGAGTAAAAGAACTGGAAGAATGGATTGAAGGACAGAAACGACAGATTAAGGAACTGGAAGAAAAG tttttatttttatttttgttcttttctttagcCTTCATTCTTTGGTCATAA